A window from Methylocystis sp. MJC1 encodes these proteins:
- a CDS encoding TetR/AcrR family transcriptional regulator, with product MSAVEDVPNARENEQRARIVATAERLFREIGFQKTTVADIARELRMSPANVYRFFGSKSEIHMAVARQLMGEVEAAAERLASGPGTAAERLKTLVLASEAMNAERYLADRKLHEMVEAALNEHWPLIDDHIDRLDGIFERIIASGMESGEFAKGDARLASALVRTACVRFCHPHLMVEFAHRPHPTSAQMIDFCLTALRAGVGS from the coding sequence ATGAGCGCGGTAGAAGACGTCCCCAACGCACGTGAGAACGAACAGCGCGCGCGGATCGTCGCGACGGCCGAGCGGCTGTTCCGCGAGATCGGCTTCCAGAAGACGACGGTGGCGGATATTGCGCGCGAGCTGCGTATGTCTCCCGCGAATGTCTATCGTTTCTTCGGCTCCAAGTCGGAAATCCATATGGCCGTCGCCCGCCAGTTGATGGGCGAAGTGGAGGCCGCCGCCGAGCGCCTCGCGTCGGGGCCTGGCACCGCCGCCGAGCGGTTGAAGACGCTGGTGCTGGCGAGCGAAGCGATGAACGCCGAACGCTATTTGGCCGATCGCAAGCTGCACGAGATGGTCGAGGCGGCGCTGAACGAACACTGGCCCTTGATCGACGACCATATCGACCGGCTGGACGGGATATTCGAACGCATCATCGCCTCGGGCATGGAAAGCGGCGAATTCGCCAAGGGCGACGCCAGGCTCGCCAGCGCGCTCGTTCGCACCGCCTGCGTGCGCTTTTGCCACCCCCACCTGATGGTCGAATTCGCCCATCGCCCGCATCCCACGAGCGCGCAGATGATCGATTTCTGCCTCACGGCTTTGCGCGCGGGCGTGGGCTCCTGA
- a CDS encoding efflux RND transporter permease subunit gives MGFNLSKWAVSRPALMLFLMLAIGVAGGYSYLRLGRAEDPSFTIKVANVTALWPGSTASEMRDQVADLCEKKLQTLPYLEKIDTYTKPGFLAMQVTFKDNTPPKEIPQLFYQLRKKLGDIKGDLPAGVQGPLVNDEYGDVDAVLYAVTGDGADYNMLDKVVEVLRQRLIETPDVVKVDVYGEQLRRIFVEFSEAKIANLGVEPQAIFDSLAKQNAVNDAGVYETSSNRVRIKVTEELKGADAIAAIPVPANGKVIRLGDIANVYAGFEDPPSFLSRYKGKPAMVVGAVMAKGGNVFKFGKAVTAAVDEVRAKVPIGIDIDQVADQPKVVEDAVGEFTRSFLEALVIVLGVSFVSLGFRTGIVVALSVPLVLAFVFTFMNLMGVDLQRISLGALIIALGLLVDDAIIAVEMMMVKMEQGYNRIKAATFAWESTAFPMLTGTLITAAGFLPVGFANSAVGEYTSSMFWVLLIALMASWLVAVMFTPFLGVKLLPDFSKTHALHDPDEIYRTPFYKRLRRLVTWAVDNRLLVIASTAGIFALSIAGMIVVQKQFFPYAERLELFFQLRLPEGSSISASSEAARQAEALIKDDPDAAFYTSYIGQGPPRFWLGLNPQLPNEAYSEIVIVSKDIAARERLKKKLDAAIANGAVPQARARVERFSYGPPTGFPVQFRIIGDDPEKVRAVAYQVRDVMATDEGVDDPHLSWNEQTPSVRLVIDQDRARLLGVTPQDISNRLRMVISGVTVTTLRDGIDQIDVVARAEPGERGDLGRLGDMVVYSRDGKPVTVSQVAKIVYEHEEPIFWRRNRNMTITVRSGVKDGVQAPDVSTRLWPKLADIRERLPQGYRMEMGGAIEESAKGNTSIFAVFPIVIFAMLTIVMFQLQNFTRVALVMMSAPLGLIGASLALNLAHAPFGFVALLGLIALSGMDMRNSIILVDQVRQDLESGANYREAIIGATVRRVRPVALTALAAILAIIPLSHSAFWGPMALTIMGGLFVATFLTVLFLPALYAFWFRKHLNEGAALAAHDDATLPADFIGEAAE, from the coding sequence ATGGGCTTCAACCTATCGAAATGGGCGGTGTCGCGGCCGGCGCTGATGCTCTTCCTGATGCTGGCGATCGGCGTCGCCGGCGGCTATTCCTATCTGCGCCTCGGGCGCGCGGAGGACCCGTCCTTCACCATCAAGGTGGCGAATGTCACCGCGCTCTGGCCAGGGTCGACGGCGAGCGAGATGCGCGACCAGGTTGCGGATCTTTGCGAAAAGAAGCTTCAGACGCTGCCCTATCTCGAGAAGATCGACACCTACACGAAGCCAGGCTTCCTGGCGATGCAGGTCACCTTCAAGGATAATACGCCGCCCAAGGAAATCCCCCAGCTCTTCTATCAGCTGCGCAAGAAGCTCGGCGACATCAAGGGCGATCTGCCGGCAGGCGTCCAGGGCCCGCTGGTCAACGACGAATATGGCGACGTCGACGCCGTGCTTTACGCGGTCACCGGCGACGGCGCCGATTACAATATGCTGGACAAGGTCGTCGAAGTTCTGCGCCAGCGGCTGATCGAGACGCCAGACGTCGTGAAGGTCGACGTCTATGGCGAGCAGTTGCGCCGTATCTTCGTGGAGTTCAGCGAAGCCAAGATCGCCAATCTGGGCGTCGAGCCGCAGGCCATTTTCGACTCGCTCGCCAAGCAGAACGCCGTGAATGACGCCGGCGTTTATGAAACCTCTTCCAATCGCGTCCGCATCAAGGTCACAGAAGAGTTGAAAGGCGCCGACGCGATCGCCGCCATTCCTGTTCCAGCCAATGGAAAAGTCATCCGCCTCGGCGACATCGCCAATGTCTACGCCGGCTTCGAGGACCCGCCGTCCTTCCTTTCCCGCTACAAGGGCAAGCCTGCAATGGTCGTCGGCGCCGTCATGGCGAAGGGCGGCAATGTCTTCAAATTCGGCAAGGCTGTGACCGCCGCCGTCGACGAGGTGCGCGCAAAGGTTCCGATCGGAATCGACATCGACCAGGTCGCCGATCAGCCAAAGGTCGTCGAGGACGCGGTTGGCGAGTTCACCCGATCCTTCCTCGAAGCGCTCGTCATCGTTCTCGGGGTCAGCTTCGTCTCGTTGGGATTTCGCACGGGCATTGTCGTGGCGCTCTCGGTGCCGCTGGTTCTCGCCTTCGTTTTCACCTTCATGAATCTGATGGGCGTCGACCTGCAGCGCATCTCGCTCGGCGCGCTCATCATCGCGCTCGGCCTTCTCGTCGACGACGCCATCATCGCGGTCGAGATGATGATGGTGAAGATGGAGCAAGGCTACAACCGCATCAAAGCCGCGACCTTCGCCTGGGAGTCGACCGCCTTTCCCATGCTCACCGGCACGCTCATCACCGCGGCTGGATTTCTGCCCGTGGGCTTCGCAAATTCCGCTGTCGGCGAATATACGAGCTCCATGTTCTGGGTGCTGCTCATCGCCCTTATGGCGTCATGGCTCGTCGCCGTGATGTTCACGCCCTTTCTCGGCGTGAAGCTCCTGCCCGATTTCAGCAAGACGCATGCGCTGCACGATCCGGACGAAATCTACAGGACGCCTTTCTACAAGCGTCTGAGGCGGCTCGTCACATGGGCGGTGGATAACCGTCTTCTCGTGATCGCCTCGACGGCGGGGATCTTCGCTCTGTCGATTGCCGGCATGATCGTGGTGCAGAAACAGTTCTTTCCCTATGCCGAGCGGCTGGAGCTCTTCTTCCAGTTGCGGCTGCCGGAGGGCTCCTCGATCAGCGCCTCTTCGGAGGCGGCGCGGCAGGCCGAGGCGCTCATCAAGGACGATCCAGACGCGGCGTTCTACACAAGCTATATCGGCCAAGGGCCGCCGCGCTTCTGGCTCGGGCTCAATCCGCAACTGCCAAACGAAGCTTATTCCGAGATCGTCATCGTCTCCAAGGATATTGCGGCCCGCGAACGGCTCAAGAAAAAGCTCGACGCGGCGATCGCCAATGGCGCCGTGCCGCAAGCGCGCGCGCGCGTCGAACGCTTCAGCTACGGCCCGCCGACAGGCTTTCCGGTGCAGTTCCGCATCATCGGCGACGACCCCGAGAAGGTGCGCGCCGTTGCCTATCAGGTGCGCGACGTGATGGCGACGGACGAGGGCGTCGACGATCCGCATCTCTCCTGGAACGAGCAGACGCCGAGCGTGCGTCTCGTCATCGATCAGGATCGCGCCCGCCTTCTCGGCGTGACGCCTCAGGACATCTCCAATCGCCTGCGCATGGTCATCTCCGGCGTCACCGTGACGACGCTGCGCGACGGCATCGACCAGATCGATGTCGTAGCGCGCGCCGAACCGGGCGAGCGCGGCGACCTTGGGCGGCTCGGCGATATGGTCGTTTATTCGCGCGACGGCAAGCCGGTGACAGTCTCGCAGGTCGCCAAGATCGTCTATGAGCACGAGGAGCCGATCTTCTGGCGGCGCAATCGGAACATGACGATCACGGTCCGCTCGGGCGTCAAGGACGGCGTGCAGGCGCCTGACGTCTCGACGCGTCTTTGGCCCAAGCTCGCCGATATCCGCGAGCGACTGCCGCAGGGCTACCGGATGGAGATGGGCGGCGCCATCGAGGAGTCGGCCAAAGGCAACACCTCTATCTTCGCCGTCTTCCCGATCGTCATTTTCGCCATGCTCACAATCGTGATGTTCCAGCTCCAGAACTTCACGCGCGTCGCGCTTGTGATGATGAGCGCCCCGCTCGGCCTTATCGGCGCCTCTCTCGCGTTGAATCTGGCGCATGCGCCCTTCGGCTTTGTGGCGCTGCTTGGCCTTATCGCGCTTTCAGGCATGGACATGCGTAATTCCATCATCCTCGTCGATCAGGTCCGGCAGGATCTCGAAAGCGGAGCCAATTATCGCGAGGCGATCATCGGCGCCACGGTGCGGCGCGTGCGTCCGGTGGCGCTGACTGCGCTTGCCGCGATTCTCGCGATAATCCCGCTCTCGCATTCCGCCTTTTGGGGGCCGATGGCGCTGACCATCATGGGCGGCCTGTTCGTCGCGACCTTCCTCACCGTGCTGTTCCTGCCGGCGCTCTATGCGTTCTGGTTCCGCAAGCATCTCAACGAGGGCGCCGCGCTCGCGGCGCACGACGACGCGACCCTGCCAGCGGACTTCATCGGCGAGGCCGCAGAATGA
- a CDS encoding ABC transporter ATP-binding protein/permease, producing MRTLSAAVAAFAVLAALIGAHRADADLFILAVAAGLCAFTTWRGAEMSTFMKIFAAIFSTETIVFGLTKLLQSEELWPQSLADFAPPESMAVTVAVFSIIVYAVSNIAVVQEMTRIADLYFDAPDRGEARVWPLPRFAAREAAIAMAMIVVLVLINQGQVGISVRLSFFNRDWYNAIQERNSAEFWRQLLYVFTPWAFFYVAIAVIEYVLKSMLVIRWRRWLTEHYIQRWLSSHTHYGMTLAGGDADNPDQRIAEDVNRFIDGGEEGYGIYSYSILLISTMSSLVSFSFVLWELSGAYALPGTDIRVPGFLFWVALAYASLGTVVTHLIGRSLTGLFFEQQRREADFRFSLARLREYSEQVALLSGEHAEQGSLVQRFRGIVFNYLAIVRKRKQLVSFTASYGQLSPIIPYVITAPFYFAGKIQLGVMTQTASAFGRVESALTFFITYYTSLAQYKSVLDRLASFDAAIDSAEATRAHVVSRAPSNRLSLDDLTLSLPDGRRIVHIDALAFEPRQAALLTGPSGSGKSTLFRAIAGIWPHAAGSVVVPQGARVMLAPQRPYIPMGTLAQAVVYPADLEDYARGDIEEALRAARLAPFVERLDESNNWGQRLSGGEQQRVAIARALLAKPDWLFLDEATSALDEKLEGDIYRMLRERLPQTTIVSIGHRSTLLDYHDRQIEMEASADGLFAPRDKVMA from the coding sequence ATGCGAACACTGAGCGCGGCCGTCGCCGCCTTCGCCGTTCTTGCCGCGCTGATCGGCGCGCATAGGGCGGACGCCGATCTCTTCATCCTCGCCGTCGCCGCCGGACTCTGCGCCTTCACCACCTGGCGCGGGGCCGAGATGTCGACCTTCATGAAGATTTTCGCGGCGATCTTCTCGACCGAAACAATCGTCTTCGGCCTCACAAAGCTTCTCCAGTCAGAAGAGCTCTGGCCTCAGAGCCTTGCGGATTTCGCCCCGCCCGAGAGCATGGCCGTCACCGTCGCGGTGTTCTCCATCATCGTCTACGCCGTCTCCAACATCGCCGTCGTCCAGGAGATGACGCGCATCGCCGATCTCTATTTCGACGCGCCCGATCGCGGAGAAGCCCGCGTCTGGCCCCTCCCGCGCTTTGCGGCCCGCGAGGCGGCGATCGCCATGGCCATGATCGTCGTTCTCGTGCTGATCAATCAGGGACAGGTCGGCATTTCCGTGCGCCTCTCCTTCTTCAACCGCGACTGGTACAACGCCATTCAAGAGAGGAACTCGGCGGAGTTCTGGCGCCAGCTTCTCTACGTCTTCACGCCATGGGCGTTCTTTTACGTCGCCATCGCCGTGATCGAATATGTGCTGAAGTCCATGCTGGTCATCCGCTGGCGCCGCTGGCTCACGGAGCATTACATCCAGCGCTGGCTCAGCTCGCATACGCATTACGGCATGACGCTGGCCGGCGGCGACGCCGACAACCCCGATCAGCGCATCGCCGAGGACGTGAACCGCTTCATCGACGGCGGTGAGGAAGGCTACGGCATCTACTCCTATTCGATCCTGCTCATCTCGACGATGAGCTCGCTCGTCTCCTTCTCCTTCGTCCTGTGGGAGCTTTCGGGCGCCTATGCGCTGCCCGGCACGGATATTCGCGTTCCCGGCTTCCTGTTCTGGGTTGCGCTCGCCTATGCTTCGCTGGGCACGGTGGTGACGCATCTCATCGGCCGGTCGCTGACGGGGCTCTTCTTCGAGCAGCAACGCCGCGAGGCCGACTTCCGCTTCTCACTCGCGCGCTTGCGCGAATATAGCGAGCAGGTCGCGCTTCTCTCGGGCGAGCACGCCGAGCAGGGCTCGCTGGTGCAGCGTTTCCGCGGAATCGTGTTCAACTATCTGGCGATCGTGCGCAAGCGCAAGCAACTGGTGAGCTTCACCGCTTCCTATGGCCAGCTTTCGCCCATCATTCCCTATGTGATCACCGCGCCCTTCTATTTCGCAGGGAAGATCCAGCTCGGCGTGATGACGCAGACGGCGAGCGCCTTCGGGCGGGTGGAAAGCGCGCTCACCTTCTTCATCACCTATTACACCTCGCTCGCGCAGTACAAATCCGTGTTGGATCGTCTCGCCTCTTTCGACGCCGCGATCGATTCCGCCGAGGCTACCCGCGCCCACGTCGTTTCCCGCGCGCCCTCCAATCGGCTCTCGCTCGACGACCTCACTTTGTCGCTGCCGGACGGTCGCCGCATCGTCCATATCGACGCGCTCGCCTTCGAGCCGCGTCAGGCGGCGCTGCTGACAGGTCCTTCTGGCTCGGGCAAATCGACGCTGTTCCGCGCCATCGCCGGCATCTGGCCGCATGCCGCGGGCTCGGTCGTCGTGCCGCAAGGCGCGCGGGTGATGCTCGCGCCGCAGCGCCCCTATATCCCGATGGGCACGCTCGCCCAGGCGGTCGTCTATCCGGCTGACCTCGAGGATTACGCGCGGGGCGACATCGAAGAGGCGCTCCGCGCCGCGCGGCTGGCGCCCTTCGTCGAACGGCTGGACGAAAGCAATAATTGGGGCCAGCGGCTTTCGGGCGGCGAGCAGCAGCGCGTCGCGATCGCCCGCGCGCTTCTCGCCAAGCCCGACTGGCTGTTCCTCGACGAGGCGACCTCGGCGCTCGACGAGAAGCTCGAAGGCGACATCTACCGCATGCTGCGCGAGCGCCTGCCGCAGACGACGATCGTCTCGATCGGCCACCGCTCGACGCTGCTCGATTACCATGACCGCCAGATCGAGATGGAGGCCAGCGCCGACGGCCTCTTCGCGCCGCGCGACAAGGTGATGGCGTAA
- a CDS encoding carbon-nitrogen hydrolase family protein has product MKVTLVQMNSIGDKTANLAAARALIERAVSQEKPDWICLPEVFDFIGGSRAEKMAAAEDLPGGPAYEMCRTLAREHQVFIHAGSILERIPGEERLHNTSVAFNRDGKEVARYRKIHMFDITAPDGAKYHESAAFKPGDEVVTYDCEGVTVGCAICYDLRFPYLFQALAEKGADLIALPSAFTLVTGKDHWEVLCRARAIETQTYFCAPGQTGAHKAGHETRFTYGNSLIADPWGHVVAKASDGPGLVSTHVDVDRIRKVRAMIPVAQHRVKLAV; this is encoded by the coding sequence ATGAAGGTCACACTGGTTCAGATGAATTCGATTGGCGACAAGACCGCCAATCTCGCCGCCGCCCGCGCCCTCATCGAGCGGGCCGTCTCCCAGGAAAAGCCGGACTGGATCTGCCTGCCCGAGGTTTTCGATTTCATCGGCGGCTCGCGCGCCGAGAAAATGGCCGCTGCGGAAGATCTGCCGGGCGGGCCGGCCTATGAAATGTGCCGGACTCTGGCGCGCGAGCATCAGGTCTTCATCCACGCCGGCTCGATCCTCGAACGGATTCCGGGCGAGGAGCGGCTCCACAACACGAGCGTCGCATTTAATCGCGATGGCAAGGAAGTCGCGCGTTACCGCAAAATCCACATGTTCGACATTACGGCCCCGGATGGCGCAAAATACCACGAAAGCGCCGCCTTCAAGCCCGGCGACGAGGTCGTGACCTATGATTGCGAGGGCGTCACTGTCGGTTGCGCCATCTGTTACGATCTGCGCTTCCCCTATCTGTTCCAGGCCCTCGCCGAGAAAGGGGCCGACCTCATCGCACTGCCGTCGGCTTTCACCCTCGTCACCGGCAAGGATCATTGGGAAGTGCTTTGCCGCGCCCGCGCCATCGAAACGCAGACCTATTTCTGCGCGCCGGGGCAAACCGGCGCTCATAAGGCGGGCCACGAAACGCGCTTCACCTACGGAAACTCGCTGATCGCCGACCCCTGGGGCCATGTCGTCGCCAAGGCGTCGGACGGGCCAGGCCTCGTCTCCACCCATGTCGACGTGGATCGCATCCGCAAAGTCCGGGCGATGATCCCCGTCGCGCAGCATAGGGTGAAGCTCGCCGTTTAG
- the radC gene encoding RadC family protein, with protein sequence MKQPKGKPAEDATAGLEEAQAPHFHGHRQRLRDRFMEGGDAALADYELMELLLFRAIPRRDVKPLAKAVIERFGSFAEAVAARPERLREIDGLSEGAIAELKITEAAARRLARGALEKRTVLSSFPAVTDYCRTAMAYAEREEFRILFLDKRNALIADEVQGVGTVDHTPVYPREVVRRALELGASALILAHNHPSGDPTPSTADIRMTKDIVVIAQPFGIAVHDHLIVGRNGQTSFRGLKLI encoded by the coding sequence ATGAAGCAGCCGAAGGGCAAGCCGGCAGAGGACGCGACGGCAGGCCTGGAGGAGGCGCAAGCCCCCCATTTCCACGGCCATCGCCAACGCTTACGCGATCGCTTCATGGAGGGCGGCGACGCCGCCCTCGCAGACTACGAGCTGATGGAGCTGCTGCTTTTTCGCGCCATTCCGCGACGCGACGTGAAGCCGCTCGCCAAGGCGGTCATCGAGCGCTTCGGCTCCTTTGCGGAGGCGGTCGCGGCGCGGCCCGAGCGTCTGCGCGAGATCGACGGTCTCTCCGAGGGCGCGATCGCCGAATTGAAGATCACCGAGGCCGCGGCGCGGCGGTTGGCTCGGGGCGCGCTGGAGAAGCGCACCGTGCTCTCCTCTTTCCCCGCCGTGACGGATTACTGCCGCACCGCCATGGCCTATGCCGAGCGCGAGGAGTTTCGCATCCTCTTCCTCGATAAGCGCAATGCGCTCATCGCCGATGAAGTGCAGGGCGTCGGCACGGTGGACCACACGCCGGTCTATCCGCGCGAAGTGGTGCGCCGCGCGTTGGAGCTCGGCGCAAGCGCGCTGATCCTCGCGCACAACCACCCCTCCGGCGACCCCACGCCCTCGACGGCGGATATTCGCATGACCAAGGACATCGTGGTTATCGCGCAGCCGTTCGGCATCGCCGTGCACGATCATCTGATTGTCGGACGCAATGGGCAGACGAGCTTCAGGGGGCTGAAGCTGATTTGA
- a CDS encoding DHA2 family efflux MFS transporter permease subunit: MTEFDRLPAFVITPLIIATALFMEQLDGTVLATALPAMAADLREDPVALKLALTAYLLSLAVFIPLSGWAADKFGARRVFRAAIGVFTLGSILCGFSDSLAAIVAARVVQGLGGAMMVPVGRLVLLRTAPRQEIVRAMAWLTIPALVGPLIGPPLGGFLSTYFHWRYIFWINVPIGLIGAALTTRFIPDLYEENVRPLDVTGAALSGVGLSFIVFGFTILGRGFAPPVVVAAIVAIGAASLYAYFIHAQRAEHPIIDLALLRIPTFRAAIYGGFLFRIGLGAVPFLLPLLLQVGFELSAYESGLLTFVAAAGAMVMKTTAQPILKRFGFRRVLMVNALICAGFLAANGSFTQATPHGLIMAMLLVGGFFRSLEFTALNAICYADIPPESMSNATSFAAVGQQLSLSTGVAIGAAALEIARALHGGGALVALDFPPAFFVVASISALSIVNFVRLAPNAGDELTGRKALRA, from the coding sequence ATGACGGAGTTCGACCGTTTGCCCGCCTTCGTCATCACCCCGCTGATCATCGCCACCGCGCTCTTCATGGAGCAGCTCGACGGCACGGTGCTCGCGACCGCTCTGCCGGCGATGGCGGCGGATCTGCGCGAAGATCCCGTCGCGCTGAAACTCGCGCTCACCGCCTATCTCCTGTCGCTTGCGGTCTTCATCCCGCTATCCGGCTGGGCGGCGGATAAATTCGGCGCTCGGCGCGTGTTTCGCGCGGCGATCGGCGTGTTCACGCTTGGCTCCATCCTCTGCGGCTTCTCGGACTCGCTCGCGGCGATCGTCGCAGCGCGCGTGGTGCAGGGCCTGGGCGGCGCCATGATGGTGCCGGTTGGGCGGCTTGTTTTGCTGCGCACGGCGCCGCGTCAGGAGATCGTGCGCGCCATGGCCTGGTTGACCATTCCGGCCCTTGTCGGTCCGCTGATCGGCCCGCCGCTCGGCGGTTTCCTCTCCACCTATTTTCACTGGCGCTACATCTTCTGGATCAATGTGCCGATCGGCCTCATCGGCGCCGCGCTGACGACGCGCTTCATCCCCGATCTCTACGAAGAGAATGTCCGGCCGCTCGACGTGACGGGCGCCGCGCTCTCGGGCGTGGGCCTCTCCTTCATCGTCTTCGGCTTCACGATTCTCGGGCGCGGCTTCGCGCCGCCTGTCGTGGTGGCGGCGATCGTCGCCATCGGCGCCGCTTCGCTCTACGCCTATTTCATTCATGCGCAGCGCGCGGAACATCCGATCATCGATCTTGCGCTGCTGCGCATCCCGACCTTTCGGGCGGCGATCTATGGCGGCTTCCTCTTTCGTATCGGCCTCGGCGCGGTTCCTTTTCTGCTGCCGCTGCTGTTGCAGGTAGGCTTCGAACTCAGCGCCTATGAGTCGGGCCTGCTGACTTTCGTTGCCGCCGCCGGCGCCATGGTCATGAAGACGACGGCGCAGCCGATCTTGAAGCGCTTCGGCTTCCGCCGCGTGCTGATGGTGAATGCGCTGATCTGCGCGGGATTCCTCGCCGCGAACGGCTCCTTCACGCAAGCGACGCCGCATGGGCTGATCATGGCCATGCTGCTTGTCGGCGGCTTCTTCCGCTCGCTGGAATTCACCGCGCTGAATGCGATCTGCTACGCCGACATTCCGCCGGAATCGATGAGCAACGCAACGAGCTTCGCGGCGGTGGGGCAGCAATTGTCGCTCTCGACCGGCGTCGCCATCGGCGCGGCGGCGCTGGAGATCGCGCGGGCGCTGCATGGCGGCGGGGCGTTGGTGGCGCTCGATTTCCCGCCGGCGTTTTTTGTGGTGGCGTCGATCTCGGCTTTGTCGATCGTGAACTTTGTGCGCCTTGCGCCAAATGCGGGCGACGAACTGACGGGGCGGAAGGCTTTGCGCGCCTGA
- a CDS encoding integration host factor subunit alpha — protein MVRKIDPGNTLTRASLREAVYSCCPTLSRAEARKILDATFEEIGDALLRGEPVKLRSFGTFNVRSKRERVGRNPKTGVEATITPRRVLTFKASPVLVAHVNGDAIIPIEED, from the coding sequence ATGGTAAGAAAAATCGACCCCGGCAACACGTTGACACGCGCCTCTTTGCGCGAGGCCGTCTATAGCTGCTGCCCCACTCTGTCTCGGGCTGAGGCGCGCAAAATTCTCGACGCCACATTCGAGGAAATCGGCGACGCTTTGCTGCGCGGCGAGCCCGTCAAACTGCGTTCATTCGGCACGTTCAACGTGCGCTCCAAGCGGGAGCGTGTCGGGCGCAATCCAAAAACTGGCGTCGAGGCCACAATTACGCCGCGCCGCGTGCTCACTTTCAAGGCGTCTCCCGTGCTTGTCGCGCATGTGAACGGCGACGCCATCATTCCCATAGAGGAAGATTGA
- the map gene encoding type I methionyl aminopeptidase, translating into MTFIESHLAPAGRKSGQIKLHGPEDFEGMRKAGRLTAEGLDMLVPHVKPGVTTQYLDDLVFDFAVSNGAYPAPLDYRGYRKSICTSINHVVCHGVPDNKPLREGDIVNIDLTFLIDGWHGDASRMFAVGEIPRKAQRLIDVTYESLLRGIAVVKPGATTGDIGAAIQKYAESERCSVVRDFCGHGLGRVFHDEPNILHYGEPGQGVELRPGMFFTIEPMINLGRPQVKILSDGWTAVTRDRSLSAQFEHSIGVTETGAEIFTLSPKGLDNPTAAPRAGS; encoded by the coding sequence ATGACCTTCATCGAGTCCCATCTCGCCCCCGCCGGCCGCAAGAGCGGTCAGATCAAGCTGCATGGGCCGGAAGATTTCGAGGGCATGCGCAAGGCTGGCCGGCTGACCGCCGAGGGCCTCGATATGCTCGTCCCTCATGTGAAGCCGGGCGTCACCACGCAATATCTCGACGACCTCGTCTTCGATTTCGCCGTCTCCAACGGCGCCTATCCCGCGCCGCTCGACTATCGCGGCTATCGCAAGTCGATCTGCACCTCGATCAACCATGTCGTCTGCCACGGCGTGCCGGACAACAAGCCGCTGCGCGAGGGCGACATCGTCAATATCGACCTGACCTTCCTCATCGACGGGTGGCACGGCGACGCCAGCCGCATGTTTGCAGTGGGGGAAATCCCCCGCAAGGCGCAGCGTCTGATCGACGTCACCTATGAATCGCTACTGCGCGGCATTGCGGTCGTGAAGCCCGGCGCCACGACCGGCGACATTGGCGCCGCCATCCAGAAATATGCCGAAAGCGAGCGCTGCTCCGTCGTGCGCGACTTCTGCGGCCATGGGCTCGGCCGCGTCTTCCACGACGAGCCGAATATTCTGCATTACGGCGAGCCGGGGCAGGGGGTGGAGCTGCGTCCGGGCATGTTCTTCACCATCGAGCCGATGATCAATCTCGGCCGCCCCCAGGTGAAAATTCTTTCAGACGGCTGGACGGCGGTGACGCGCGACCGCTCGCTCTCGGCCCAATTTGAACATTCGATTGGCGTCACCGAAACGGGAGCGGAAATTTTCACGCTCTCCCCCAAAGGTCTCGACAATCCCACGGCCGCGCCTCGCGCGGGCTCATGA
- a CDS encoding RlmE family RNA methyltransferase: MAEGKGSGREGGRSLKTRVKTARKRSLSSTLWLERQLNDPYVARAKRDGYRSRAAYKLIEMDDRYHLLKPSARIVDLGAAPGGWSQIAADRVKAKDGRGKVVGVDLLDMEPIAGVQFAVKDFNDEDAPDFIKEMLGGEADGVMSDMAANATGHKQTDHLRIVALAELAADFAMDVLAPGGFFVAKVLQGGTEGQLLTRLKRDFAAVRHVKPAASRADSAELYVLATGFRGKREEPEDMRA, encoded by the coding sequence ATGGCCGAAGGCAAGGGATCGGGGCGCGAGGGCGGGCGCTCGCTGAAGACGCGGGTGAAGACCGCGCGCAAGCGGTCGCTCTCCTCCACCCTCTGGCTGGAGCGCCAGCTCAACGACCCCTATGTGGCGCGCGCCAAGCGCGACGGCTATCGCTCGCGCGCCGCCTATAAGCTCATCGAGATGGACGACCGCTACCATCTCCTCAAACCCAGCGCCCGTATCGTCGATCTCGGCGCCGCGCCCGGCGGCTGGTCGCAGATCGCCGCCGACCGCGTGAAGGCCAAGGACGGCAGAGGCAAAGTCGTCGGCGTCGATCTCCTCGACATGGAGCCGATCGCTGGCGTGCAATTCGCCGTGAAGGACTTCAACGACGAAGACGCGCCGGATTTCATCAAGGAAATGCTCGGCGGCGAGGCCGACGGCGTCATGTCCGACATGGCGGCGAACGCCACGGGGCATAAGCAGACCGACCATCTGCGCATCGTCGCGCTGGCCGAACTCGCCGCCGATTTCGCCATGGACGTGCTGGCGCCGGGCGGATTTTTCGTCGCCAAAGTGCTGCAGGGCGGCACGGAGGGGCAACTGCTCACGCGCCTGAAGCGCGATTTTGCGGCCGTGCGCCATGTGAAGCCCGCCGCGAGCCGGGCGGATTCGGCGGAGCTTTACGTGCTGGCCACGGGGTTCAGGGGCAAGCGAGAAGAGCCGGAAGATATGCGCGCCTGA